One window from the genome of Diabrotica virgifera virgifera chromosome 6, PGI_DIABVI_V3a encodes:
- the LOC126887384 gene encoding zinc finger protein 227-like isoform X2: MEVKQEFNEETCKLVIEYNDLDDALLGDFKYEIEEESNSQSTRGTFDYLDLEIPTNTERHQDRNKLNPFGENQQTEKGFTQEENKMKMKETFCEHSSRKQHYTSRRARGKTGNKNIKVQTGQGAYKCEICFKNFSKPHQLKQHLITHSGEKLHKCDICFTQFSGGNDLKRHLRVHTGETPHKCEICFKQFSQVGNLKTHLRVHTGEKPHKCEICFEQFSQAGTLKIHLRVHTGKKPHKCEICFEQFSQAGTLKKHLTVHTGKKPHKCEICFQHFSHTDNLKKHLRVHTGEKPHKCEICYKQFSQACNLKTHSRVHTGEKPHKCEICFQQFSHTLSLKNHLRVHTGEKPHKCEICFKRFSQAGHLKEHLRVHTGEKPHKCEICFQHFSHTGTLKEHLRVHTGEKPHKCEICFKQFSQAGNLKTHLRVHTGEKPHKCEICFKQFTRVYDLKEHLRVHTGEKLHKCEICFKQFRNSSNLKTHLRVHTGEKPHKCENCFQQFTHTLSLKNHLRVHTGEKPHSVKSVLSGLVKQVI; encoded by the exons atggaagTGAAACAAGAATTTAATGAGGAGACGTGCAAACTAGTAATAGAGTATAATGACTTAGATGATGCTCTTCTAGGTGActttaaatatgaaattgaagAGGAATCGAATAGCCAAAGTACACGTGGCACATTTGATTATTTAGACTTGGAAATTCCTACAAATACTGAAAGACACCAAGATAGAAATAAACTAAACCCGTTTGGAGAAAACCAACAAACTGAAAAAG GTTTTACTCAGGAGGAGAATAAAATGAAAATGAAGGAAACATTTTGTGAACACTCATCCCGTAAACAACACTATACGAGTCGACGCGCCAGAGGAAAAActggaaataaaaatataaaagttcAGACTGGACAGGGAgcttacaaatgtgaaatttgttttaaaaatttttcgaaaccACATCAATTGAAACAACATTTAATAACGCACAGTGGAGAAAAACTTCACaagtgtgacatttgttttaCGCAGTTTAGTGGCGGGAatgatttgaaaagacatttgagagtacacactggagaaacacctcacaagtgtgaaatctgttttaagcagtttagtcaagtaggtaatttaaaaacacatttgagagtacacactggagaaaaacctcacaagtgtgaaatctgttttgagcagtttagtcaagcaggtactttaaaaatacatttgagagtgcacactggaaaaaaacctcacaagtgtgaaatctgttttgagcagtttagtcaagcaggtactttaaaaaaacatttgacaGTGCACACTGGaaaaaaacctcacaagtgtgaaatctgttttcaACACTTTAGTCATACagataatttgaaaaaacatttaagagtacacactggagaaaaacctcacaagtgtgaaatctgttataagcagtttagtcaagcatgtaatttaaaaacacattcgagagtacacactggagaaaaacctcacaa gTGTGAAATATGTTTTCAGCAGTTTAGTCATACACTTAGTTTGAAAAaccatttgagagtacacactggagaaaagcctcacaagtgtgaaatctgttttaagcggtttagtcaagcaggtcatttgaaagaacatttgagagtgcatactggagaaaaacctcacaagtgtgaaatctgttttcaACACTTTAGTCATACAGGTACTTTGAAAgaacatttgagagtacacactggagaaaaacctcacaagtgtgaaatctgttttaagcagtttagtcaagcag gtaatttaaaaacacatttgagagtacacactggagaaaaacctcacaagtgtgaaatctgttttaagcaatttactcGAGTATATGATTTGAAAGagcatttgagagtacacactggagaaaagcttcacaagtgtgaaatctgttttaagcagtttagaaATTCAAgtaatttaaaaacacatttaagagtgcacactggagaaaaacctcacaagtgtgaaaatTGTTTTCAGCAGTTTACTCATACACTTAGTTTGAAAAaccatttgagagtacacactggagaaaagcctcatagtgtgaaatctgttttaagcggtttagtcaagcaggtcatttga
- the LOC126887384 gene encoding zinc finger protein 664-like isoform X6, producing the protein MEVKQEFNEETCKLVIEYNDLDDALLGDFKYEIEEESNSQSTRGTFDYLDLEIPTNTERHQDRNKLNPFGENQQTEKGFTQEENKMKMKETFCEHSSRKQHYTSRRARGKTGNKNIKVQTGQGAYKCEICFKNFSKPHQLKQHLITHSGEKLHKCDICFTQFSGGNDLKRHLRVHTGETPHKCEICFKQFSQVGNLKTHLRVHTGEKPHKCEICFEQFSQAGTLKIHLRVHTGKKPHKCEICFEQFSQAGTLKKHLTVHTGKKPHKCEICFQHFSHTDNLKKHLRVHTGEKPHKCEICYKQFSQACNLKTHSRVHTGEKPHKCEICFKQFTRVYDLKQHLRVHTGEKPHRCEICFQQFSHTLSLKNHLRVHTGEKPHKCEICFKRFSQAGHLKEHLRVHTGEKPHKCEFVISSL; encoded by the exons atggaagTGAAACAAGAATTTAATGAGGAGACGTGCAAACTAGTAATAGAGTATAATGACTTAGATGATGCTCTTCTAGGTGActttaaatatgaaattgaagAGGAATCGAATAGCCAAAGTACACGTGGCACATTTGATTATTTAGACTTGGAAATTCCTACAAATACTGAAAGACACCAAGATAGAAATAAACTAAACCCGTTTGGAGAAAACCAACAAACTGAAAAAG GTTTTACTCAGGAGGAGAATAAAATGAAAATGAAGGAAACATTTTGTGAACACTCATCCCGTAAACAACACTATACGAGTCGACGCGCCAGAGGAAAAActggaaataaaaatataaaagttcAGACTGGACAGGGAgcttacaaatgtgaaatttgttttaaaaatttttcgaaaccACATCAATTGAAACAACATTTAATAACGCACAGTGGAGAAAAACTTCACaagtgtgacatttgttttaCGCAGTTTAGTGGCGGGAatgatttgaaaagacatttgagagtacacactggagaaacacctcacaagtgtgaaatctgttttaagcagtttagtcaagtaggtaatttaaaaacacatttgagagtacacactggagaaaaacctcacaagtgtgaaatctgttttgagcagtttagtcaagcaggtactttaaaaatacatttgagagtgcacactggaaaaaaacctcacaagtgtgaaatctgttttgagcagtttagtcaagcaggtactttaaaaaaacatttgacaGTGCACACTGGaaaaaaacctcacaagtgtgaaatctgttttcaACACTTTAGTCATACagataatttgaaaaaacatttaagagtacacactggagaaaaacctcacaagtgtgaaatctgttataagcagtttagtcaagcatgtaatttaaaaacacattcgagagtacacactggagaaaaacctcacaagtgtgaaatctgttttaagcaatttactcGAGTGTATGATTTGAAACagcatttgagagtacacactggagaaaaacctcacaggTGTGAAATATGTTTTCAGCAGTTTAGTCATACACTTAGTTTGAAAAaccatttgagagtacacactggagaaaagcctcacaagtgtgaaatctgttttaagcggtttagtcaagcag gtcatttgaaagaacatttgagagtgcacactggagaaaaacctcacaagtgtgaatttgttataagcAGTTTATAA
- the LOC126887384 gene encoding zinc finger protein 235-like isoform X5 codes for MEVKQEFNEETCKLVIEYNDLDDALLGDFKYEIEEESNSQSTRGTFDYLDLEIPTNTERHQDRNKLNPFGENQQTEKGFTQEENKMKMKETFCEHSSRKQHYTSRRARGKTGNKNIKVQTGQGAYKCEICFKNFSKPHQLKQHLITHSGEKLHKCDICFTQFSGGNDLKRHLRVHTGETPHKCEICFKQFSQVGNLKTHLRVHTGEKPHKCEICFQQFSHTLSLKNHLRVHTGEKPHKCEICFKRFSQAGHLKEHLRVHTGEKPHKCEICFQHFSHTGTLKEHLRVHTGEKPHKCEICFKQFSQAGNLKTHLRVHTGEKPHKCEICFKQFTRVYDLKEHLRVHTGEKLHKCEICFKQFRNSSNLKTHLRVHTGEKPHKCENCFQQFTHTLSLKNHLRVHTGEKPHSVKSVLSGLVKQVI; via the exons atggaagTGAAACAAGAATTTAATGAGGAGACGTGCAAACTAGTAATAGAGTATAATGACTTAGATGATGCTCTTCTAGGTGActttaaatatgaaattgaagAGGAATCGAATAGCCAAAGTACACGTGGCACATTTGATTATTTAGACTTGGAAATTCCTACAAATACTGAAAGACACCAAGATAGAAATAAACTAAACCCGTTTGGAGAAAACCAACAAACTGAAAAAG GTTTTACTCAGGAGGAGAATAAAATGAAAATGAAGGAAACATTTTGTGAACACTCATCCCGTAAACAACACTATACGAGTCGACGCGCCAGAGGAAAAActggaaataaaaatataaaagttcAGACTGGACAGGGAgcttacaaatgtgaaatttgttttaaaaatttttcgaaaccACATCAATTGAAACAACATTTAATAACGCACAGTGGAGAAAAACTTCACaagtgtgacatttgttttaCGCAGTTTAGTGGCGGGAatgatttgaaaagacatttgagagtacacactggagaaacacctcacaagtgtgaaatctgttttaagcagtttagtcaagtaggtaatttaaaaacacatttgagagtacacactggagaaaaacctcacaa gTGTGAAATATGTTTTCAGCAGTTTAGTCATACACTTAGTTTGAAAAaccatttgagagtacacactggagaaaagcctcacaagtgtgaaatctgttttaagcggtttagtcaagcaggtcatttgaaagaacatttgagagtgcatactggagaaaaacctcacaagtgtgaaatctgttttcaACACTTTAGTCATACAGGTACTTTGAAAgaacatttgagagtacacactggagaaaaacctcacaagtgtgaaatctgttttaagcagtttagtcaagcag gtaatttaaaaacacatttgagagtacacactggagaaaaacctcacaagtgtgaaatctgttttaagcaatttactcGAGTATATGATTTGAAAGagcatttgagagtacacactggagaaaagcttcacaagtgtgaaatctgttttaagcagtttagaaATTCAAgtaatttaaaaacacatttaagagtgcacactggagaaaaacctcacaagtgtgaaaatTGTTTTCAGCAGTTTACTCATACACTTAGTTTGAAAAaccatttgagagtacacactggagaaaagcctcatagtgtgaaatctgttttaagcggtttagtcaagcaggtcatttga
- the LOC126887384 gene encoding zinc finger protein 664-like isoform X3 — MEVKQEFNEETCKLVIEYNDLDDALLGDFKYEIEEESNSQSTRGTFDYLDLEIPTNTERHQDRNKLNPFGENQQTEKGFTQEENKMKMKETFCEHSSRKQHYTSRRARGKTGNKNIKVQTGQGAYKCEICFKNFSKPHQLKQHLITHSGEKLHKCDICFTQFSGGNDLKRHLRVHTGETPHKCEICFKQFSQVGNLKTHLRVHTGEKPHKCEICFEQFSQAGTLKIHLRVHTGKKPHKCEICFEQFSQAGTLKKHLTVHTGKKPHKCEICFQHFSHTDNLKKHLRVHTGEKPHKCEICFQQFSHTLSLKNHLRVHTGEKPHKCEICFKRFSQAGHLKEHLRVHTGEKPHKCEICFQHFSHTGTLKEHLRVHTGEKPHKCEICFKQFSQAGNLKTHLRVHTGEKPHKCEICFKQFTRVYDLKEHLRVHTGEKLHKCEICFKQFRNSSNLKTHLRVHTGEKPHKCENCFQQFTHTLSLKNHLRVHTGEKPHSVKSVLSGLVKQVI; from the exons atggaagTGAAACAAGAATTTAATGAGGAGACGTGCAAACTAGTAATAGAGTATAATGACTTAGATGATGCTCTTCTAGGTGActttaaatatgaaattgaagAGGAATCGAATAGCCAAAGTACACGTGGCACATTTGATTATTTAGACTTGGAAATTCCTACAAATACTGAAAGACACCAAGATAGAAATAAACTAAACCCGTTTGGAGAAAACCAACAAACTGAAAAAG GTTTTACTCAGGAGGAGAATAAAATGAAAATGAAGGAAACATTTTGTGAACACTCATCCCGTAAACAACACTATACGAGTCGACGCGCCAGAGGAAAAActggaaataaaaatataaaagttcAGACTGGACAGGGAgcttacaaatgtgaaatttgttttaaaaatttttcgaaaccACATCAATTGAAACAACATTTAATAACGCACAGTGGAGAAAAACTTCACaagtgtgacatttgttttaCGCAGTTTAGTGGCGGGAatgatttgaaaagacatttgagagtacacactggagaaacacctcacaagtgtgaaatctgttttaagcagtttagtcaagtaggtaatttaaaaacacatttgagagtacacactggagaaaaacctcacaagtgtgaaatctgttttgagcagtttagtcaagcaggtactttaaaaatacatttgagagtgcacactggaaaaaaacctcacaagtgtgaaatctgttttgagcagtttagtcaagcaggtactttaaaaaaacatttgacaGTGCACACTGGaaaaaaacctcacaagtgtgaaatctgttttcaACACTTTAGTCATACagataatttgaaaaaacatttaagagtacacactggagaaaaacctcacaa gTGTGAAATATGTTTTCAGCAGTTTAGTCATACACTTAGTTTGAAAAaccatttgagagtacacactggagaaaagcctcacaagtgtgaaatctgttttaagcggtttagtcaagcaggtcatttgaaagaacatttgagagtgcatactggagaaaaacctcacaagtgtgaaatctgttttcaACACTTTAGTCATACAGGTACTTTGAAAgaacatttgagagtacacactggagaaaaacctcacaagtgtgaaatctgttttaagcagtttagtcaagcag gtaatttaaaaacacatttgagagtacacactggagaaaaacctcacaagtgtgaaatctgttttaagcaatttactcGAGTATATGATTTGAAAGagcatttgagagtacacactggagaaaagcttcacaagtgtgaaatctgttttaagcagtttagaaATTCAAgtaatttaaaaacacatttaagagtgcacactggagaaaaacctcacaagtgtgaaaatTGTTTTCAGCAGTTTACTCATACACTTAGTTTGAAAAaccatttgagagtacacactggagaaaagcctcatagtgtgaaatctgttttaagcggtttagtcaagcaggtcatttga
- the LOC126887384 gene encoding zinc finger protein 235-like isoform X1: MEVKQEFNEETCKLVIEYNDLDDALLGDFKYEIEEESNSQSTRGTFDYLDLEIPTNTERHQDRNKLNPFGENQQTEKGFTQEENKMKMKETFCEHSSRKQHYTSRRARGKTGNKNIKVQTGQGAYKCEICFKNFSKPHQLKQHLITHSGEKLHKCDICFTQFSGGNDLKRHLRVHTGETPHKCEICFKQFSQVGNLKTHLRVHTGEKPHKCEICFEQFSQAGTLKIHLRVHTGKKPHKCEICFEQFSQAGTLKKHLTVHTGKKPHKCEICFQHFSHTDNLKKHLRVHTGEKPHKCEICYKQFSQACNLKTHSRVHTGEKPHKCEICFKQFTRVYDLKQHLRVHTGEKPHRCEICFQQFSHTLSLKNHLRVHTGEKPHKCEICFKRFSQAGHLKEHLRVHTGEKPHKCEICFQHFSHTGTLKEHLRVHTGEKPHKCEICFKQFSQAGNLKTHLRVHTGEKPHKCEICFKQFTRVYDLKEHLRVHTGEKLHKCEICFKQFRNSSNLKTHLRVHTGEKPHKCENCFQQFTHTLSLKNHLRVHTGEKPHSVKSVLSGLVKQVI; encoded by the exons atggaagTGAAACAAGAATTTAATGAGGAGACGTGCAAACTAGTAATAGAGTATAATGACTTAGATGATGCTCTTCTAGGTGActttaaatatgaaattgaagAGGAATCGAATAGCCAAAGTACACGTGGCACATTTGATTATTTAGACTTGGAAATTCCTACAAATACTGAAAGACACCAAGATAGAAATAAACTAAACCCGTTTGGAGAAAACCAACAAACTGAAAAAG GTTTTACTCAGGAGGAGAATAAAATGAAAATGAAGGAAACATTTTGTGAACACTCATCCCGTAAACAACACTATACGAGTCGACGCGCCAGAGGAAAAActggaaataaaaatataaaagttcAGACTGGACAGGGAgcttacaaatgtgaaatttgttttaaaaatttttcgaaaccACATCAATTGAAACAACATTTAATAACGCACAGTGGAGAAAAACTTCACaagtgtgacatttgttttaCGCAGTTTAGTGGCGGGAatgatttgaaaagacatttgagagtacacactggagaaacacctcacaagtgtgaaatctgttttaagcagtttagtcaagtaggtaatttaaaaacacatttgagagtacacactggagaaaaacctcacaagtgtgaaatctgttttgagcagtttagtcaagcaggtactttaaaaatacatttgagagtgcacactggaaaaaaacctcacaagtgtgaaatctgttttgagcagtttagtcaagcaggtactttaaaaaaacatttgacaGTGCACACTGGaaaaaaacctcacaagtgtgaaatctgttttcaACACTTTAGTCATACagataatttgaaaaaacatttaagagtacacactggagaaaaacctcacaagtgtgaaatctgttataagcagtttagtcaagcatgtaatttaaaaacacattcgagagtacacactggagaaaaacctcacaagtgtgaaatctgttttaagcaatttactcGAGTGTATGATTTGAAACagcatttgagagtacacactggagaaaaacctcacaggTGTGAAATATGTTTTCAGCAGTTTAGTCATACACTTAGTTTGAAAAaccatttgagagtacacactggagaaaagcctcacaagtgtgaaatctgttttaagcggtttagtcaagcaggtcatttgaaagaacatttgagagtgcatactggagaaaaacctcacaagtgtgaaatctgttttcaACACTTTAGTCATACAGGTACTTTGAAAgaacatttgagagtacacactggagaaaaacctcacaagtgtgaaatctgttttaagcagtttagtcaagcag gtaatttaaaaacacatttgagagtacacactggagaaaaacctcacaagtgtgaaatctgttttaagcaatttactcGAGTATATGATTTGAAAGagcatttgagagtacacactggagaaaagcttcacaagtgtgaaatctgttttaagcagtttagaaATTCAAgtaatttaaaaacacatttaagagtgcacactggagaaaaacctcacaagtgtgaaaatTGTTTTCAGCAGTTTACTCATACACTTAGTTTGAAAAaccatttgagagtacacactggagaaaagcctcatagtgtgaaatctgttttaagcggtttagtcaagcaggtcatttga
- the LOC126887384 gene encoding zinc finger protein 501-like isoform X4 gives MKMKETFCEHSSRKQHYTSRRARGKTGNKNIKVQTGQGAYKCEICFKNFSKPHQLKQHLITHSGEKLHKCDICFTQFSGGNDLKRHLRVHTGETPHKCEICFKQFSQVGNLKTHLRVHTGEKPHKCEICFEQFSQAGTLKIHLRVHTGKKPHKCEICFEQFSQAGTLKKHLTVHTGKKPHKCEICFQHFSHTDNLKKHLRVHTGEKPHKCEICYKQFSQACNLKTHSRVHTGEKPHKCEICFKQFTRVYDLKQHLRVHTGEKPHRCEICFQQFSHTLSLKNHLRVHTGEKPHKCEICFKRFSQAGHLKEHLRVHTGEKPHKCEICFQHFSHTGTLKEHLRVHTGEKPHKCEICFKQFSQAGNLKTHLRVHTGEKPHKCEICFKQFTRVYDLKEHLRVHTGEKLHKCEICFKQFRNSSNLKTHLRVHTGEKPHKCENCFQQFTHTLSLKNHLRVHTGEKPHSVKSVLSGLVKQVI, from the exons ATGAAAATGAAGGAAACATTTTGTGAACACTCATCCCGTAAACAACACTATACGAGTCGACGCGCCAGAGGAAAAActggaaataaaaatataaaagttcAGACTGGACAGGGAgcttacaaatgtgaaatttgttttaaaaatttttcgaaaccACATCAATTGAAACAACATTTAATAACGCACAGTGGAGAAAAACTTCACaagtgtgacatttgttttaCGCAGTTTAGTGGCGGGAatgatttgaaaagacatttgagagtacacactggagaaacacctcacaagtgtgaaatctgttttaagcagtttagtcaagtaggtaatttaaaaacacatttgagagtacacactggagaaaaacctcacaagtgtgaaatctgttttgagcagtttagtcaagcaggtactttaaaaatacatttgagagtgcacactggaaaaaaacctcacaagtgtgaaatctgttttgagcagtttagtcaagcaggtactttaaaaaaacatttgacaGTGCACACTGGaaaaaaacctcacaagtgtgaaatctgttttcaACACTTTAGTCATACagataatttgaaaaaacatttaagagtacacactggagaaaaacctcacaagtgtgaaatctgttataagcagtttagtcaagcatgtaatttaaaaacacattcgagagtacacactggagaaaaacctcacaagtgtgaaatctgttttaagcaatttactcGAGTGTATGATTTGAAACagcatttgagagtacacactggagaaaaacctcacaggTGTGAAATATGTTTTCAGCAGTTTAGTCATACACTTAGTTTGAAAAaccatttgagagtacacactggagaaaagcctcacaagtgtgaaatctgttttaagcggtttagtcaagcaggtcatttgaaagaacatttgagagtgcatactggagaaaaacctcacaagtgtgaaatctgttttcaACACTTTAGTCATACAGGTACTTTGAAAgaacatttgagagtacacactggagaaaaacctcacaagtgtgaaatctgttttaagcagtttagtcaagcag gtaatttaaaaacacatttgagagtacacactggagaaaaacctcacaagtgtgaaatctgttttaagcaatttactcGAGTATATGATTTGAAAGagcatttgagagtacacactggagaaaagcttcacaagtgtgaaatctgttttaagcagtttagaaATTCAAgtaatttaaaaacacatttaagagtgcacactggagaaaaacctcacaagtgtgaaaatTGTTTTCAGCAGTTTACTCATACACTTAGTTTGAAAAaccatttgagagtacacactggagaaaagcctcatagtgtgaaatctgttttaagcggtttagtcaagcaggtcatttga